A genomic window from Salvia hispanica cultivar TCC Black 2014 chromosome 5, UniMelb_Shisp_WGS_1.0, whole genome shotgun sequence includes:
- the LOC125191272 gene encoding stemmadenine O-acetyltransferase-like isoform X1, translating to MPSYSGNLLSLCRSHQRCPLRRLQRSRPSILRHQDMASVSTFLRCWAANARGLGFSQPSPLLCTAQSSFPHNPSLPNKLVPMLNYLKYSSRGKFVTRRYVFDASALSFLKAQLSSTRVNVVTALVWKCFMEAVAEEESGMDEKPFMLTPAVNLRKRALPPFPEDSFGNMVWVPKIVCNSPQEKGLADLVWEVKRGIANIDGEFVRRLGNDGLNEYLEKLRNEMPQQANWLCFSSWVNMGFYEVDFGWGKPVWLSGFFMQHSESETMVLCNGVTLMDSRDGEIEAFALFDQKYVAGFEKNDLIRNYARVNPNVI from the exons ATGCCCTCATACTCTGGTAACCTTCTATCCCTTTGCCGGAGTCATCAGAGATGCCCTCTCCGTCGATTGCAGCGATCAAGGCCTTCAATTCTACGTCACCAAG ATATGGCTTCGGTCTCCACATTTCTCCGATGCTGGGCTGCCAATGCACGGGGATTAGGGTTTTCTCAACCTTCACCCTTACTTTGCACCGCACAATCTTCCTTCCCACATAATCCCTCGCTCCCAAACAAGCTGGTACCTATGTTAAATTATCTTAAATACTCGAGTCGTGGGAAGTTTGTGACGAGAAGATACGTATTCGATGCCTCTGCTCTGTCCTTTCTCAAGGCTCAACTGAGTAGCACGCGCGTGAACGTGGTGACGGCCTTGGTGTGGAAATGCTTCATGGAGGCTGTGGCGGAAGAGGAATCCGGGATGGACGAGAAACCCTTCATGCTGACTCCAGCGGTCAACCTCCGGAAACGGGCTCTGCCCCCGTTTCCGGAGGATAGTTTTGGTAATATGGTGTGGGTACCAAAGATTGTTTGCAACAGCCCTCAAGAAAAGGGGTTGGCAGATTTGGTGTGGGAGGTGAAAAGAGGGATAGCAAATATCGATGGTGAGTTTGTGAGACGTTTGGGGAATGATGGTTTGAATGAATATTTGGAGAAGTTGAGGAATGAGATGCCTCAACAAGCTAATTGGCTTTGTTTTAGTAGTTGGGTTAATATGGGTTTTTATGAGGTTGATTTTGGGTGGGGGAAACCTGTGTGGCTGTCAGGCTTCTTTATGCAACACTCGGAATCAGAGACTATGGTTCTCTGTAATGGCGTGACGTTGATGGATAGTAGAGACGGAGAAATTGAAGCGTTTGCTCTTTTTGATCAAAAATATGTTGCAggatttgagaaaaatgaCCTGATTCGTAATTATGCTCGTGTTAACCCTAATGTGATATGA
- the LOC125191272 gene encoding stemmadenine O-acetyltransferase-like isoform X2 yields the protein MPSYSGNLLSLCRSHQRCPLRRLQRSRPSILRHQDMASVSTFLRCWAANARGLGFSQPSPLLCTAQSSFPHNPSLPNKLAQLSSTRVNVVTALVWKCFMEAVAEEESGMDEKPFMLTPAVNLRKRALPPFPEDSFGNMVWVPKIVCNSPQEKGLADLVWEVKRGIANIDGEFVRRLGNDGLNEYLEKLRNEMPQQANWLCFSSWVNMGFYEVDFGWGKPVWLSGFFMQHSESETMVLCNGVTLMDSRDGEIEAFALFDQKYVAGFEKNDLIRNYARVNPNVI from the exons ATGCCCTCATACTCTGGTAACCTTCTATCCCTTTGCCGGAGTCATCAGAGATGCCCTCTCCGTCGATTGCAGCGATCAAGGCCTTCAATTCTACGTCACCAAG ATATGGCTTCGGTCTCCACATTTCTCCGATGCTGGGCTGCCAATGCACGGGGATTAGGGTTTTCTCAACCTTCACCCTTACTTTGCACCGCACAATCTTCCTTCCCACATAATCCCTCGCTCCCAAACAAGCTG GCTCAACTGAGTAGCACGCGCGTGAACGTGGTGACGGCCTTGGTGTGGAAATGCTTCATGGAGGCTGTGGCGGAAGAGGAATCCGGGATGGACGAGAAACCCTTCATGCTGACTCCAGCGGTCAACCTCCGGAAACGGGCTCTGCCCCCGTTTCCGGAGGATAGTTTTGGTAATATGGTGTGGGTACCAAAGATTGTTTGCAACAGCCCTCAAGAAAAGGGGTTGGCAGATTTGGTGTGGGAGGTGAAAAGAGGGATAGCAAATATCGATGGTGAGTTTGTGAGACGTTTGGGGAATGATGGTTTGAATGAATATTTGGAGAAGTTGAGGAATGAGATGCCTCAACAAGCTAATTGGCTTTGTTTTAGTAGTTGGGTTAATATGGGTTTTTATGAGGTTGATTTTGGGTGGGGGAAACCTGTGTGGCTGTCAGGCTTCTTTATGCAACACTCGGAATCAGAGACTATGGTTCTCTGTAATGGCGTGACGTTGATGGATAGTAGAGACGGAGAAATTGAAGCGTTTGCTCTTTTTGATCAAAAATATGTTGCAggatttgagaaaaatgaCCTGATTCGTAATTATGCTCGTGTTAACCCTAATGTGATATGA